The Acinonyx jubatus isolate Ajub_Pintada_27869175 chromosome D1, VMU_Ajub_asm_v1.0, whole genome shotgun sequence genome includes a window with the following:
- the VPS37C gene encoding vacuolar protein sorting-associated protein 37C isoform X1, whose amino-acid sequence MCWKHRRKTVVCLSLLSVFTGRMETLKDKTLEELEEMQNDPEAIDRLALESPEVQDLQLEREMALATNRSLAERNLEFQGPLEISRSNLSDKYQELRKLVERCQEQKAKLEKFASALKPETLLDLLQIEGMKIEEESEAMAEKFLEGEVPLETFLENFSSMRMLSHLRRVRVEKLQDVMRKPRVSQEPAGDAPPPRPPPPPRPAPTATPPVAEEPPPPPAAVPPYPLPYSPSPGMPVGPTAQGALQPAPFPVVSQPSFSYSGPLGPPYPSAQPGPRAAAGYPWSPQRSTPPRPGYPTAPTGASGPGYPLAGSRASSPGYPQQAPYLSTGGKPPYPTQPQLPIFPGQPHPSGIPQPPYPPGPAPPYGFPAPQGPSWPGY is encoded by the exons ATGTGCTGGAAGCATCGTCGGAAAACCGTGGTTTGTCTCTCGCTTCTCTCTGTGTTCACAGGGAGGATGGAGACACTAAAGGACAAGACCTTGGAGGAGCTGGAGGAAATGCAGAACGACCCGGAGGCCATTGACCGGCTGGCCCTGGAGTCCCCTGAG GTCCAGGACCTGCAGCTGGAACGAGAGATGGCTCTGGCCACCAACCGCAGCCTGGCCGAGCGGAACCTGGAGTTTCAAGGTCCCCTGGAGATCAGCCGCTCAAACCTCTCGGACAAGTACCAGGAGCTGCGGAAGCTCGTGGAGCGGTGCCAGGAGCAGAAGGCGAAGCTGG AGAAGTTTGCTTCAGCACTGAAGCCAGAGACCTTGTTAGACCTTCTGCAGATCGAAGGCATGAAGATTGAAGAAGAGTCTGAG GCCATGGCCGAGAAGTTCCTGGAGGGCGAGGTGCCCTTGGAAACGTTTCTGGAGAACTTCTCCTCCATGAGGATGCTGTCTCACCTGCGCAGGGTGCGCGTGGAGAAGCTTCAGGATGTGATGAGGAAGCCCAGAGTTTCCCAGGAGCCGGCTGGTGACGCCCCTCctccgcgccccccgcccccgcctcgccCGGCCCCCACAGCGACACCCCCTGTGGCCGAAGAGCCGCCCCCGCCACCGGCGGCCGTGCCTCCCTACCCTTTGCCCTACAGCCCGTCTCCTGGCATGCCCGTGGGCCCCACCGCCCAAGGCGCGCTCCAGCCGGCCCCCTTCCCCGTGGTGTCCCAGCCCTCCTTTTCCTACAGTGGGCCTCTGGGCCCCCCTTACCCGTCAGCCCAGCCAGGACCCCGGGCTGCCGCGGGCTACCCCTGGTCCCCACAAAGGAGCACGCCCCCCCGGCCAGGCTATCCCACGGCCCCCACTGGTGCCTCTGGCCCCGGTTACCCCTTGGCGGGGAGCCGGGCCTCCAGTCCTGGCTATCCTCAACAGGCCCCTTACCTCTCGACTGGAGGAAAACCTCCTTACCCAACACAGCCCCAGCTCCCCATCTTCCCAGGCCAGCCCCATCCCTCAGGCATCCCCCAGCCGCCCTACCCTCCTGGGCCTGCCCCTCCCTATGGGTTTCCAGCACCTCAGGGGCCCTCCTGGCCCGGGTATTAG
- the VPS37C gene encoding vacuolar protein sorting-associated protein 37C isoform X2 — protein sequence METLKDKTLEELEEMQNDPEAIDRLALESPEVQDLQLEREMALATNRSLAERNLEFQGPLEISRSNLSDKYQELRKLVERCQEQKAKLEKFASALKPETLLDLLQIEGMKIEEESEAMAEKFLEGEVPLETFLENFSSMRMLSHLRRVRVEKLQDVMRKPRVSQEPAGDAPPPRPPPPPRPAPTATPPVAEEPPPPPAAVPPYPLPYSPSPGMPVGPTAQGALQPAPFPVVSQPSFSYSGPLGPPYPSAQPGPRAAAGYPWSPQRSTPPRPGYPTAPTGASGPGYPLAGSRASSPGYPQQAPYLSTGGKPPYPTQPQLPIFPGQPHPSGIPQPPYPPGPAPPYGFPAPQGPSWPGY from the exons ATGGAGACACTAAAGGACAAGACCTTGGAGGAGCTGGAGGAAATGCAGAACGACCCGGAGGCCATTGACCGGCTGGCCCTGGAGTCCCCTGAG GTCCAGGACCTGCAGCTGGAACGAGAGATGGCTCTGGCCACCAACCGCAGCCTGGCCGAGCGGAACCTGGAGTTTCAAGGTCCCCTGGAGATCAGCCGCTCAAACCTCTCGGACAAGTACCAGGAGCTGCGGAAGCTCGTGGAGCGGTGCCAGGAGCAGAAGGCGAAGCTGG AGAAGTTTGCTTCAGCACTGAAGCCAGAGACCTTGTTAGACCTTCTGCAGATCGAAGGCATGAAGATTGAAGAAGAGTCTGAG GCCATGGCCGAGAAGTTCCTGGAGGGCGAGGTGCCCTTGGAAACGTTTCTGGAGAACTTCTCCTCCATGAGGATGCTGTCTCACCTGCGCAGGGTGCGCGTGGAGAAGCTTCAGGATGTGATGAGGAAGCCCAGAGTTTCCCAGGAGCCGGCTGGTGACGCCCCTCctccgcgccccccgcccccgcctcgccCGGCCCCCACAGCGACACCCCCTGTGGCCGAAGAGCCGCCCCCGCCACCGGCGGCCGTGCCTCCCTACCCTTTGCCCTACAGCCCGTCTCCTGGCATGCCCGTGGGCCCCACCGCCCAAGGCGCGCTCCAGCCGGCCCCCTTCCCCGTGGTGTCCCAGCCCTCCTTTTCCTACAGTGGGCCTCTGGGCCCCCCTTACCCGTCAGCCCAGCCAGGACCCCGGGCTGCCGCGGGCTACCCCTGGTCCCCACAAAGGAGCACGCCCCCCCGGCCAGGCTATCCCACGGCCCCCACTGGTGCCTCTGGCCCCGGTTACCCCTTGGCGGGGAGCCGGGCCTCCAGTCCTGGCTATCCTCAACAGGCCCCTTACCTCTCGACTGGAGGAAAACCTCCTTACCCAACACAGCCCCAGCTCCCCATCTTCCCAGGCCAGCCCCATCCCTCAGGCATCCCCCAGCCGCCCTACCCTCCTGGGCCTGCCCCTCCCTATGGGTTTCCAGCACCTCAGGGGCCCTCCTGGCCCGGGTATTAG
- the VPS37C gene encoding vacuolar protein sorting-associated protein 37C isoform X3 gives MALATNRSLAERNLEFQGPLEISRSNLSDKYQELRKLVERCQEQKAKLEKFASALKPETLLDLLQIEGMKIEEESEAMAEKFLEGEVPLETFLENFSSMRMLSHLRRVRVEKLQDVMRKPRVSQEPAGDAPPPRPPPPPRPAPTATPPVAEEPPPPPAAVPPYPLPYSPSPGMPVGPTAQGALQPAPFPVVSQPSFSYSGPLGPPYPSAQPGPRAAAGYPWSPQRSTPPRPGYPTAPTGASGPGYPLAGSRASSPGYPQQAPYLSTGGKPPYPTQPQLPIFPGQPHPSGIPQPPYPPGPAPPYGFPAPQGPSWPGY, from the exons ATGGCTCTGGCCACCAACCGCAGCCTGGCCGAGCGGAACCTGGAGTTTCAAGGTCCCCTGGAGATCAGCCGCTCAAACCTCTCGGACAAGTACCAGGAGCTGCGGAAGCTCGTGGAGCGGTGCCAGGAGCAGAAGGCGAAGCTGG AGAAGTTTGCTTCAGCACTGAAGCCAGAGACCTTGTTAGACCTTCTGCAGATCGAAGGCATGAAGATTGAAGAAGAGTCTGAG GCCATGGCCGAGAAGTTCCTGGAGGGCGAGGTGCCCTTGGAAACGTTTCTGGAGAACTTCTCCTCCATGAGGATGCTGTCTCACCTGCGCAGGGTGCGCGTGGAGAAGCTTCAGGATGTGATGAGGAAGCCCAGAGTTTCCCAGGAGCCGGCTGGTGACGCCCCTCctccgcgccccccgcccccgcctcgccCGGCCCCCACAGCGACACCCCCTGTGGCCGAAGAGCCGCCCCCGCCACCGGCGGCCGTGCCTCCCTACCCTTTGCCCTACAGCCCGTCTCCTGGCATGCCCGTGGGCCCCACCGCCCAAGGCGCGCTCCAGCCGGCCCCCTTCCCCGTGGTGTCCCAGCCCTCCTTTTCCTACAGTGGGCCTCTGGGCCCCCCTTACCCGTCAGCCCAGCCAGGACCCCGGGCTGCCGCGGGCTACCCCTGGTCCCCACAAAGGAGCACGCCCCCCCGGCCAGGCTATCCCACGGCCCCCACTGGTGCCTCTGGCCCCGGTTACCCCTTGGCGGGGAGCCGGGCCTCCAGTCCTGGCTATCCTCAACAGGCCCCTTACCTCTCGACTGGAGGAAAACCTCCTTACCCAACACAGCCCCAGCTCCCCATCTTCCCAGGCCAGCCCCATCCCTCAGGCATCCCCCAGCCGCCCTACCCTCCTGGGCCTGCCCCTCCCTATGGGTTTCCAGCACCTCAGGGGCCCTCCTGGCCCGGGTATTAG